A window of the Pseudoliparis swirei isolate HS2019 ecotype Mariana Trench chromosome 13, NWPU_hadal_v1, whole genome shotgun sequence genome harbors these coding sequences:
- the LOC130204061 gene encoding gap junction delta-3 protein-like, translating into MSEWGFLGGLFDSLQAHSTMLGRFWLLLMLVFRILILGTVASDLFDDEQEEFACNTLQPGCKQVCYDMAFPISQYRFWVFHIVLIATPSLVFLMYVMHHDNKRDARSKIRRNSRRVYREDLHLRRMYVVNVAFRIFAELGFLAGQWRLYGFKVEAQFPCSRFPCPYTVDCFTSRPAEKTVFLCFYFTVGVISAISSCAELLYSSFKWFCVSRLPLAPESSCVCHNLLNIKHEEVQEEEEEEKPRGRTASEPGNTRPKGGSVRSGASRKVSGVGHKPRGGKYVSTRTFMV; encoded by the coding sequence ATGAGCGAATGGGGCTTCCTCGGCGGACTCTTTGACAGCCTCCAAGCCCACTCGACGATGCTCGGCCGTTTCTGGCTCTTGCTCATGCTTGTCTTTCGGATTCTGATCCTGGGAACCGTCGCCAGCGACCTGTTCGATGACGAGCAAGAGGAGTTCGCCTGCAACACCCTGCAGCCGGGCTGCAAGCAGGTGTGCTACGACATGGCCTTCCCCATCTCCCAGTACCGATTCTGGGTGTTCCACATCGTCCTCATCGCCACGCCGTCgctggtcttcctcatgtacgTCATGCATCACGACAACAAGAGGGACGCTCGCTCTAAAATCCGCCGAAATAGCAGGCGGGTGTACAGGGAAGACCTCCATTTGAGGAGGATGTACGTCGTCAATGTGGCGTTCCGCATATTCGCAGAACTCGGCTTCCTGGCAGGCCAGTGGAGGCTGTACGGCTTCAAGGTGGAGGCCCAGTTCCCCTGCAGCCGCTTCCCCTGCCCCTACACGGTGGACTGCTTCACCTCCCGCCCCGCGGAGAAGACCGTCTTCCTCTGCTTCTACTTCACCGTGGGGGTGATATCGGCGATCTCCAGCTGCGCCGAGCTTCTCTACAGCTCCTTTAAGTGGTTCTGCGTGAGCCGGCTGCCCTTGGCCCCGGAGAGCTCCTGCGTCTGCCACAACCTCCTCAACATCAAGcatgaggaggtgcaggaggaggaggaggaggagaagccacGAGGAAGGACGGCGTCGGAGCCCGGCAACACAAGGCCGAAAGGGGGATCGGTGAGGAGCGGCGCCAGCAGGAAGGTCTCCGGCGTCGGCCACAAGCCCAGGGGAGGCAAATATGTGAGCACCAGGACGTTCATGGTgtga